Proteins encoded within one genomic window of Trichoderma asperellum chromosome 2, complete sequence:
- a CDS encoding uncharacterized protein (TransMembrane:2 (i279-297o358-376i)~EggNog:ENOG41): MTPTPPSTNSSTGGRSPEEQFRVVRKRNRVPLSCYPCRTRKLKCDRNHPCSNCTKREGNDTTSCSYAAPVTRKKSQNQAEATPDDMQNRIDRLEGLVLSLMHGGANIDPASATAAGRAASTSQSLTDSSSSAKAGRDEAVTMVEDDSDVEEGLAASLGVLKVDSDKGKSMYIGQEHWHTILSDITEVKNYFMFHKKELETSYERVRNSKPVAAREGPTLLLGALPASEIELRAELPPKSSILTLCSRYFNSMDNAVCIIHGPTFFKQLKKHWEDPSKTPIMWLGLLYSVLTLAMLSYHKVGDEPPEWRGRTLELASEYRLRTVQCLIKADYTKPVEYTVEAMLLYVFGEYSSRWDADLGLWLIVSVITRIAFRMGYHRDAKWFPNITPFQAEMRRRAWALVRMSDVVFSHQVSLPNMIYEHDCDTQLPNNLFDDEFHPDIKELPPSRPASEPTPISYMIAKVRLCNELGNILQATNLVGRPVSYDEIIRFDAKLRQVMQELPPHLRLGTLDTSQDPVTLIIARYNIDILYQKMLCLLHRKYLSKARHNSRYAFSRRSAIEASLQAMDHLAKLHRESQGNGRLRSVSWYIKSIATKEFTLPAMLLVLDLHYDNMAAQSSSPVDDSNYRYTEEERSKMIGTLETAKGIWASLANTSMEAFKASKVIEIMMEKIKSPSGDAMDPNSDSSLSDSLSASIVGTAMDHTPSSLGLGTPIGMPGFGGQDPFSQSSSFMGMDFGVRAGTGAEFPQFDGLNAGGPASPLSMFTNLGGASGAGDLASNFDWNAFENYAQMTTWGADQSFQIYGSGDQSSPEQGLGDGTMNGQQ, from the exons CACCCATGCAGTAACTGCACCAAGCGGGAGGGCAACGATACGACATCATGCTCTTATGCAGCTCCAGTAACTCGCAAGAAGAGCCAGAACCAGGCCGAAGCCACTCCCGATGACATGCAAAACAGGATCGACCGGTTAGAAggccttgtcttgtctttaaTGCATGGCGGGGCTAATATAGATCCTGCTTCAGCCACCGCGGCCGGCCGCGCTGCTTCTACGTCGCAGTCATTAACTGACAGCAGCTCTTCGGCCAAAGCCGGCCGTGATGAGGCTGTAACGATGGTCGAGGACGATAGCGACGTGGAAGAGGGCCTCGCAGCTTCACTCGGTGTTTTAAAGGTCGACTCTGACAAAGGCAAGTCGATGTATATCGGCCAAGAGCATTGGCACACAATATTGTCAGACATCACCGAAGTGAAAAACTACTTCATGTTCCACaagaaggagctggagaCGAGTTATGAGCGTGTCAGGAATTCCAAACCTGTAGCTGCACGGGAAGGGCCGACATTATTGCTTGGTGCCCTGCCAGCCTCTGAGATTGAACTTCGCGCGGAGCTGCCTCCAAAGTCAAGTATTCTGACTTTATGCAGTCGCTATTTCAATTCCATGGACAACGCTGTTTGCATAATACACGGGCCGACATTTTTCAAGCAGCTGAAAAAGCATTGGGAGGACCCGTCAAAAACACCAATCATGTGGCTGGGCCTTTTGTATTCCGTGCTTACTCTTGCAATGCTGAGCTATCACAAGGTTGGAGATGAGCCTCCTGAGTGGAGGGGTCGAACTTTAGAATTAGCGTCTGAATACCGGCTGCGAACAGTGCAATGCCTGATTAAGGCAGACTACACAAAACCAGTCGAGTACACGGTTGAAGCCATGCTTCTATACGTCTTTGGAGAATACTCGTCTCGATGGGATGCCGATCTTGGCCTCTGGTTGATTGTTTCCGTCATTACGAGGATAGCCTTCCGTATGGGATACCATCGCGATGCGAAATGGTTTCCCAATATTACTCCTTTCCAAGCT GAAATGAGGCGAAGAGCGTGGGCGCTGGTACGAATGTCGGATGTCGTATTTTCACATCAAGTATCATTACCCAACATGATATATGAGCATGACTGTGATACCCAACTTCCAAATAATCTTTTTGACGATGAGTTCCACCCCGATATCAAGGAATTACCGCCATCTCGCCCTGCTTCAGAACCGACGCCGATATCATACATGATTGCCAAGGTGAGGCTCTGTAATGAGCTAGGGAACATCTTGCAGGCAACAAATTTGGTGGGGAGACCGGTTTCATACGATGAGATTATTCGATTCGATGCAAAGCTTCGTCAGGTGATGCAGGAGCTTCCTCCCCATCTCAGACTTGGCACCTTGGACACATCCCAAGACCCCGTGACGTTAATCATCGCTAGATACAACATCGATATCTTGTACCAGAAAATGCTTTGCCTCCTGCACCGGAAGTATCTCTCCAAGGCCCGGCATAACTCGAGATATGCGTTTTCGCGTCGAAGTGCTATCGAGGCCTCGCTGCAGGCAATGGATCATCTAGCCAAATTGCATCGCGAGTCTCAAGGTAACGGGCGGCTACGTTCCGTTTCATGGTACATCAAATCAATTGCAACAAAGGAATTTACCTTGCCGGCTATGCTCCTCGTCCTAGATCTTCACTATGACAACATGGCAGCACAGTCCTCTAGCCCTGTAGACGATAGCAATTACAGATACACTGAGGAGGAGCGAAGCAAAATGATTGGCACGCTCGAGACTGCCAAGGGTATATGGGCAAGTCTTGCTAACACCTCGATGGAAGCGTTCAAGGCCTCTAAAGTTATCGAAATTATGATGGAAAAGATTAAATCGCCCTCTGGAGATGCTATGGATCCCAACAGCGACTCATCTCTATCTGATTCTCTGTCCGCCTCGATTGTAGGCACGGCAATGGATCACACACCTTCGTCCTTGGGCCTTGGTACTCCCATTGGGATGCCTGGCTTTGGTGGCCAAGATCCGTTCTCGCAAAGCTCCTCCTTCATGGGTATGGATTTTGGTGTTCGAGCCGGAACTGGGGCTGAATTCCCTCAATTTGATGGCCTCAACGCCGGTGGCCCTGCCTCTCCGCTCTCCATGTTTACAAATTTGGGTGGTGCGAGCGGAGCAGGCGACCTGGCGTCCAATTTTGACTGG AATGCATTTGAAAATTACGCACAAATGACGACTTGGGGAGCTGATCAAAGTTTCCAGATCTACGGCTCTGGAGACCAGTCCTCTCCTGAACAGGGGCTTGGTGATGGTACAATGAACGGACAACAGTAG
- a CDS encoding uncharacterized protein (EggNog:ENOG41~TransMembrane:2 (i176-194o255-273i)): protein MTCKTGSTATAAGRAASTSQSLTDSSSSAKAGRDEAVTMVEDDSDVEEGLAASLGVLKVDSDKGKSMYIGQEHWHTILSDITEVKNYFMFHKKELETSYERVRNSKPVAAREGPTLLLGALPASEIELRAELPPKSSILTLCSRYFNSMDNAVCIIHGPTFFKQLKKHWEDPSKTPIMWLGLLYSVLTLAMLSYHKVGDEPPEWRGRTLELASEYRLRTVQCLIKADYTKPVEYTVEAMLLYVFGEYSSRWDADLGLWLIVSVITRIAFRMGYHRDAKWFPNITPFQAEMRRRAWALVRMSDVVFSHQVSLPNMIYEHDCDTQLPNNLFDDEFHPDIKELPPSRPASEPTPISYMIAKVRLCNELGNILQATNLVGRPVSYDEIIRFDAKLRQVMQELPPHLRLGTLDTSQDPVTLIIARYNIDILYQKMLCLLHRKYLSKARHNSRYAFSRRSAIEASLQAMDHLAKLHRESQGNGRLRSVSWYIKSIATKEFTLPAMLLVLDLHYDNMAAQSSSPVDDSNYRYTEEERSKMIGTLETAKGIWASLANTSMEAFKASKVIEIMMEKIKSPSGDAMDPNSDSSLSDSLSASIVGTAMDHTPSSLGLGTPIGMPGFGGQDPFSQSSSFMGMDFGVRAGTGAEFPQFDGLNAGGPASPLSMFTNLGGASGAGDLASNFDWNAFENYAQMTTWGADQSFQIYGSGDQSSPEQGLGDGTMNGQQ from the exons ATGACATGCAAAACAGGATCGACCG CCACCGCGGCCGGCCGCGCTGCTTCTACGTCGCAGTCATTAACTGACAGCAGCTCTTCGGCCAAAGCCGGCCGTGATGAGGCTGTAACGATGGTCGAGGACGATAGCGACGTGGAAGAGGGCCTCGCAGCTTCACTCGGTGTTTTAAAGGTCGACTCTGACAAAGGCAAGTCGATGTATATCGGCCAAGAGCATTGGCACACAATATTGTCAGACATCACCGAAGTGAAAAACTACTTCATGTTCCACaagaaggagctggagaCGAGTTATGAGCGTGTCAGGAATTCCAAACCTGTAGCTGCACGGGAAGGGCCGACATTATTGCTTGGTGCCCTGCCAGCCTCTGAGATTGAACTTCGCGCGGAGCTGCCTCCAAAGTCAAGTATTCTGACTTTATGCAGTCGCTATTTCAATTCCATGGACAACGCTGTTTGCATAATACACGGGCCGACATTTTTCAAGCAGCTGAAAAAGCATTGGGAGGACCCGTCAAAAACACCAATCATGTGGCTGGGCCTTTTGTATTCCGTGCTTACTCTTGCAATGCTGAGCTATCACAAGGTTGGAGATGAGCCTCCTGAGTGGAGGGGTCGAACTTTAGAATTAGCGTCTGAATACCGGCTGCGAACAGTGCAATGCCTGATTAAGGCAGACTACACAAAACCAGTCGAGTACACGGTTGAAGCCATGCTTCTATACGTCTTTGGAGAATACTCGTCTCGATGGGATGCCGATCTTGGCCTCTGGTTGATTGTTTCCGTCATTACGAGGATAGCCTTCCGTATGGGATACCATCGCGATGCGAAATGGTTTCCCAATATTACTCCTTTCCAAGCT GAAATGAGGCGAAGAGCGTGGGCGCTGGTACGAATGTCGGATGTCGTATTTTCACATCAAGTATCATTACCCAACATGATATATGAGCATGACTGTGATACCCAACTTCCAAATAATCTTTTTGACGATGAGTTCCACCCCGATATCAAGGAATTACCGCCATCTCGCCCTGCTTCAGAACCGACGCCGATATCATACATGATTGCCAAGGTGAGGCTCTGTAATGAGCTAGGGAACATCTTGCAGGCAACAAATTTGGTGGGGAGACCGGTTTCATACGATGAGATTATTCGATTCGATGCAAAGCTTCGTCAGGTGATGCAGGAGCTTCCTCCCCATCTCAGACTTGGCACCTTGGACACATCCCAAGACCCCGTGACGTTAATCATCGCTAGATACAACATCGATATCTTGTACCAGAAAATGCTTTGCCTCCTGCACCGGAAGTATCTCTCCAAGGCCCGGCATAACTCGAGATATGCGTTTTCGCGTCGAAGTGCTATCGAGGCCTCGCTGCAGGCAATGGATCATCTAGCCAAATTGCATCGCGAGTCTCAAGGTAACGGGCGGCTACGTTCCGTTTCATGGTACATCAAATCAATTGCAACAAAGGAATTTACCTTGCCGGCTATGCTCCTCGTCCTAGATCTTCACTATGACAACATGGCAGCACAGTCCTCTAGCCCTGTAGACGATAGCAATTACAGATACACTGAGGAGGAGCGAAGCAAAATGATTGGCACGCTCGAGACTGCCAAGGGTATATGGGCAAGTCTTGCTAACACCTCGATGGAAGCGTTCAAGGCCTCTAAAGTTATCGAAATTATGATGGAAAAGATTAAATCGCCCTCTGGAGATGCTATGGATCCCAACAGCGACTCATCTCTATCTGATTCTCTGTCCGCCTCGATTGTAGGCACGGCAATGGATCACACACCTTCGTCCTTGGGCCTTGGTACTCCCATTGGGATGCCTGGCTTTGGTGGCCAAGATCCGTTCTCGCAAAGCTCCTCCTTCATGGGTATGGATTTTGGTGTTCGAGCCGGAACTGGGGCTGAATTCCCTCAATTTGATGGCCTCAACGCCGGTGGCCCTGCCTCTCCGCTCTCCATGTTTACAAATTTGGGTGGTGCGAGCGGAGCAGGCGACCTGGCGTCCAATTTTGACTGG AATGCATTTGAAAATTACGCACAAATGACGACTTGGGGAGCTGATCAAAGTTTCCAGATCTACGGCTCTGGAGACCAGTCCTCTCCTGAACAGGGGCTTGGTGATGGTACAATGAACGGACAACAGTAG